One window of the Rosa rugosa chromosome 3, drRosRugo1.1, whole genome shotgun sequence genome contains the following:
- the LOC133738537 gene encoding BEL1-like homeodomain protein 6, giving the protein MATYYTNSNNQKDGTPMLYSREPLTSSYPETPVLPGNMMMYMNSGSYSDALAGSSQQQNNCIEVVSSVGASDSNTQQQDVLSHLGGSRIGEQGFNAWRDGRNEMLVTNPMDGSAAILHGGQNLQGQGLSLSLSSGMQVPSMSYRNPNMGFASFLSPNPSLSSEGRNGSFRDDQPRNVEYLQPSFLGGNADSSKGDLSPYGMSSIARNIPNSKYLKAAQQLLDEVVNVQKALKQHDREKNESTNEHMMKSFKEGDDGSKNELESGESSNPQESASNSSCELSHAEKQELQNKMTKLLSMLDEVDRRYKQYYHQMQIVVSSFDAIAGSGAAKPYTAVALQTISRHFRCLRDAITGQIRATQKSLGEQGTSGSIKGVGITRLRYVDQQLRQQRALQQLGMMQQHAWRPQRGLPESSVSILRAWLFEHFLHPYPKDSDKIMLARQTGLTRSQVSNWFINARVRLWKPMVEEMYKEEAGDAEMDSNSSSENAPQTKKGEKRTLEDGGEDMQPSASSTGTDRCSTGQFMDSKPDHYDVEMAGSTGSASFQNGTCREAEAEFGLVKLRQGERTGMDESSFFTDGMVQSDRSSERFMAAYHMPELGRFGSGSGVSLTLGLQHCDGGNIPISSGTPHSFVAMRDDDLYNAAASSVGSETADFDQQHRFGSSHLLRDFVV; this is encoded by the exons ATGGCAACTTATTATACTAATTCAAATAATCAAAAGGACGGTACGCCAATGCTCTATTCAAGGGAACCTTTAACTAGTTCATATCCAGAAACACCTGTTCTTCCTGGTAACATGATGATGTATATGAACTCGGGGTCATATTCGGATGCATTAGCTGGGAGTTCTCAGCAGCAAAACAACTGCATTGAAGTCGTTTCCTCAGTGGGGGCTTCGGATTCCAATACACAACAGCAGGATGTGTTATCACATCTTGGTGGCTCACGTATTGGAGAGCAAGGATTCAATGCATGGAGAGATGGTAGAAATGAGATGCTAGTTACGAATCCGATGGATGGTTCTGCAGCTATTCTTCATGGCGGACAGAACTTGCAAGGCCAGGGATTGTCCCTCAGCCTCTCATCAGGAATGCAAGTGCCTTCTATGTCATACCGGAATCCCAATATGGGTTTTGCTTCATTCTTAAGTCCTAATCCATCACTGTCAAGTGAGGGCAGGAATGGCTCTTTCAGAGATGACCAGCCAAGAAATGTCGAATATTTGCAACCTAGTTTTCTTGGAGGCAATGCGGATTCAAGTAAAGGGGATTTGTCTCCATATGGGATGTCGAGTATTGCAAGGAACATTCCCAATTCCAAGTATCTGAAAGCAGCACAACAACTGCTCGATGAAGTTGTCAACGTCCAGAAAGCACTGAAGCAGCATGACAGGGAGAAGAACGAAAGCACAAATGAGCATATGATGAAGAGTTTCAAGGAGGGTGATGATGGTTCAAAGAATGAGCTTGAAAGTGGAGAATCTTCAAACCCCCAAGAGTCCGCCAGTAATTCATCGTGTGAGCTTTCACATGCTGAGAAACAAGAGTTGCAAAACAAGATGACTAAGCTTCTGTCTATGTTAGATGAG GTTGATAGAAGGTACAAACAATATTATCATCAGATGCAGATTGTGGTATCATCGTTTGATGCGATAGCAGGAAGTGGGGCAGCTAAACCATACACAGCAGTTGCTCTTCAAACTATTTCTCGCCACTTTCGATGCTTACGTGATGCAATCACAGGCCAGATACGAGCAACCCAAAAAAGCCTTGGGGAGCAAGGTACTTCAGGAAGCATTAAAGGGGTTGGAATTACTCGCCTCCGTTACGTGGATCAGCAGCTCAGGCAGCAGAGAGCCCTTCAGCAGCTTGGTATGATGCAGCAACATGCATGGAGGCCACAAAGAGGTCTGCCAGAAAGTTCTGTTTCGATTCTGCGAGCATGGCTGTTTGAGCATTTCCTTCATCC CTATCCCAAGGATTCTGATAAGATCATGCTAGCAAGGCAGACAGGCTTGACCAGAAGTCAG GTCTCAAACTGGTTTATAAATGCACGGGTGCGTCTCTGGAAACCCATGGTTGAGGAGATGTACAAAGAAGAGGCTGGTGATGCTGAAATGGACTCTAATTCTTCATCTGAAAATGCACCCCAAACCAAAAAAGGTGAGAAGAGGACCTTGGAAGACGGAGGGGAAGATATGCAACCTAGTGCAAGTTCCACAGGCACTGATAGATGCAGCACGGGACAATTTATGGACTCCAAACCTGATCATTATGATGTGGAAATGGCTGGATCCACTGGGTCTGCCAGCTTCCAAAATGGGACTTGTCGTGAAGCTGAAGCTGAATTTGGGCTAGTGAAGCTTAGGCAGGGAGAAAGAACTGGCATGGATGAAAGTAGTTTCTTTACTGATGGAATGGTTCAGTCTGATAGGAGCAGCGAAAGGTTTATGGCTGCATACCACATGCCGGAGTTGGGGAGGTTTGGAAGTGGAAGCGGCGTGTCTCTAACATTGGGGTTGCAGCATTGTGATGGTGGTAACATTCCTATCTCTAGTGGGACTCCTCACAGTTTTGTTGCCATGAGAGATGATGATTTGTACAATGCAGCAGCCTCTTCCGTCGGGTCAGAGACCGCAGATTTCGACCAGCAGCACAGATTTGGTTCCTCCCATCTATTACGCGATTTCGTAGTGTGA